In Candidatus Margulisiibacteriota bacterium, a single genomic region encodes these proteins:
- the fabG gene encoding 3-oxoacyl-[acyl-carrier-protein] reductase, with the protein GHGANIAILDMMLNETIDELKAKGVKAIGIQTNVTQPDSVNTTIDKVLQELGSIDIVVNNAGITKDNLVMRMKQEEWDAVLAVNLTGAFNVIKAVTRQMFKQKSGKIVNVASVVGLIGNVGQANYAASKAGLIGLTKTLAREYAARNIQVNAVAPGFIDTDMTAKLPEEVKKYFIGNIPAGTFGKPEDVANAISFLVSREADYITGQVINVDGGMVM; encoded by the coding sequence GGTCACGGCGCAAATATCGCCATACTGGATATGATGTTGAATGAAACCATAGATGAACTGAAAGCTAAAGGGGTGAAGGCCATTGGTATTCAAACCAATGTTACTCAACCGGATTCAGTAAACACTACTATAGATAAAGTTCTGCAGGAACTGGGCAGCATAGACATAGTGGTTAATAATGCCGGAATAACCAAAGATAATCTGGTTATGCGCATGAAGCAGGAAGAATGGGACGCGGTACTTGCTGTTAATTTAACTGGAGCTTTTAATGTCATAAAGGCCGTTACCAGACAGATGTTCAAACAAAAAAGCGGCAAGATTGTAAATGTCGCATCGGTAGTCGGTCTTATAGGAAATGTTGGCCAGGCCAATTATGCCGCCTCCAAGGCGGGGTTAATAGGTCTTACCAAAACTCTGGCCAGAGAATACGCTGCCAGAAATATTCAGGTTAATGCGGTGGCTCCGGGTTTTATAGACACGGATATGACCGCGAAATTACCGGAAGAAGTAAAAAAATATTTTATAGGCAATATTCCTGCCGGAACATTCGGAAAGCCGGAGGACGTGGCTAACGCAATATCATTTCTGGTTAGCCGGGAAGCGGACTATATCACCGGACAAGTAATAAATGTCGACGGTGGTATGGTTATGTAA
- the acpP gene encoding acyl carrier protein, with the protein MNEQEIYEKIKAVVVEQLGVSESEVTKEASFVEDLGADSLDSVELLMALEEEFGTEISDEDSEKLKTIGDTITYIKDKLKK; encoded by the coding sequence ATGAATGAACAGGAAATATATGAAAAAATAAAAGCAGTTGTTGTAGAACAGTTAGGGGTTAGCGAAAGTGAAGTGACTAAAGAAGCTTCTTTCGTAGAAGATTTAGGCGCGGATTCCTTGGATAGCGTTGAGTTGTTGATGGCTCTTGAAGAAGAATTCGGCACAGAAATATCTGATGAGGATTCTGAAAAATTAAAAACTATAGGTGATACCATCACTTATATTAAAGACAAATTAAAAAAATAA